From Gopherus flavomarginatus isolate rGopFla2 chromosome 7, rGopFla2.mat.asm, whole genome shotgun sequence, the proteins below share one genomic window:
- the NPHS2 gene encoding podocin, protein MEKQSRSSSRESHRRNKEPADSQGRREKVESRRGASKDREGLKRGKAKEGKSPTEIDSRVPSSTVVDVDDVVSFDEETEVMALLESERQEEGMTSPSRGICEWLLTILSLFFIILTFPVSVWFCMKIVREYERAIVFRLGRLLPGRPRGPGLFFFLPCLDTCHKVDRRLKTLEIPFHEVVTKDMVTMEIDAVCYYRMENASLLLTSVANLSSAVQLLVQTTMKRLLAHRSFSEILLERKSIGQEMKVALDAVTCRWGIKVERTEINHVRLPAELQQSLAVEAEAQRQAKVRVIAADGEKAACESLKMAAEILASSPAAVQLRYLHMLQCLSAEKPSTIVLPLPFDLMNLVSAASHNSTGSSLPTSAPNHPEAPKDKKDSPML, encoded by the exons ATGGAAAAGCAGTCTCGCAGCTCCTCCAGGGAGTCCCACAGGAGGAACAAAGAGCCTGCAGACTcacagggcaggagagagaaggtGGAAAGCAGAAGAGGAGCCAGCAAGGACAGAGAGGGGCTCAAGAGGGGGAAAGCCAAAGAGGGGAAGAGCCCCACAGAGATAGACAGCCGGGTGCCAAGCTCCACAGTGGTGGACGTGGATGATGTGGTCTCTTTTGATGAGGAAACAGAGGTGATGGCACTGCTGGAAAGCGAGCGGCAAGAGGAAG gGATGACATCTCCCAGTCGAGGTATCTGTGAATGGCTTCTTACTATCTTGTCCCTTTTCTTCATCATATTGACCTTCCCCGTTTCTGTCTGGTTCTGCATGAAG ATCGTGCGGGAATACGAGAGAGCCATCGTGTTCCGACTCGGGCGCCTCCTTCCTGGAAGGCCCCGAGGGCCCG gccttttcttcttccttccctgTCTGGATACATGCCACAAGGTAGATCGTCGCCTCAAAACCCTAGAGATCCCCTTCCATGAG GTGGTGACCAAAGACATGGTTACCATGGAAATAGACGCTGTCTGCTACTACCGGATGGAAAATGCCTCTCTCCTCCTAACCAGTGTGGCCAACCTCTCCAGTGCTGTCCAGCTGCTGGTGCAGACAACCATGAAGCGCTTGCTGGCACATCGATCCTTCAGTGAAATCCTCCTGGAGAGGAAGAGCATTGGCCAGGAAATGAAG GTCGCCTTGGATGCAGTCACATGTCGCTGGGGAATCAAGGTGGAGAGAACAGAAAT CAACCACGTGCGGCTGCCAGCTGAACTGCAGCAGTCCCTGGCAGTGGAAGCAGAGGCCCAGAGACAGGCCAAAGTGCGG GTGATCGCTGCCGATGGGGAGAAGGCTGCCTGTGAATCCTTGAAGATGGCAGCTGAGATCCTAgccagctccccagctgctgtCCAGCTCCGGTACCTGCACATGCTGCAATGCCTGTCTGCCGAGAAACCTTCCACTATCGTCCTCCCTTTGCCCTTTGACCTAATGAATCTTGTATCTGCGGCGAGCCACAACTCCACGGGCAGCAGCCTTCCCACCAGTGCTCCCAATCACCCTGAGGCTCCAAAGGACAAGAAGGACTCCCCCATGCTATAG